The following proteins come from a genomic window of bacterium:
- a CDS encoding Clp1/GlmU family protein, with protein sequence MGDPGLDDTELLSSAEGVVMIIGAPDSGKTTLARMLVDTALQDGRTVAYIDSDLACTTVGPPTCVGLKWLRSPADVADLAQADDLRFVGSIRPDRFILQQVAGVASLVESVREEADLVVIDTSGTVSGVVGQRLKYHKAELVRPDTVWAVQRGGELEPLVGLLRRFLSANVVTVAANRGGLPMSPEERMDMRAARFAAAFPAPLQRWRVLPTVFAPSLPAGFDLVRLHRMIVGVHDRQGRCLSLGMLEYDDVLRVITSGNQGMAGLQIGSVRLDPETFRTTSVRLNELMFGLG encoded by the coding sequence ATGGGTGATCCGGGGCTCGACGACACCGAACTGCTCTCCTCGGCCGAGGGGGTGGTGATGATCATCGGGGCGCCCGACTCGGGCAAGACGACCCTGGCCCGCATGCTGGTCGACACCGCCCTCCAGGACGGACGGACTGTCGCCTACATCGACAGCGATCTGGCCTGCACCACCGTGGGGCCGCCCACCTGCGTGGGCCTCAAGTGGCTCCGCTCCCCCGCCGACGTGGCCGATCTGGCCCAGGCCGATGATCTGCGCTTCGTGGGGAGCATCAGGCCGGACCGGTTCATCCTCCAGCAGGTGGCCGGGGTGGCCTCGCTGGTGGAATCGGTCCGGGAGGAGGCGGATCTGGTGGTCATCGACACCAGCGGCACCGTCTCCGGGGTGGTGGGCCAGCGGCTCAAGTATCACAAGGCGGAGTTGGTCCGTCCCGACACCGTATGGGCCGTCCAGAGGGGCGGCGAGTTGGAGCCGCTGGTGGGCCTCCTGCGGCGGTTCCTCTCCGCCAACGTAGTCACCGTCGCCGCCAACCGGGGCGGCCTCCCGATGAGCCCCGAGGAGCGTATGGACATGCGCGCCGCCCGGTTCGCCGCGGCCTTCCCGGCGCCGCTCCAGCGCTGGCGCGTCCTCCCCACCGTGTTCGCGCCCAGCCTCCCGGCCGGCTTCGACCTGGTCCGCCTCCACCGGATGATCGTGGGGGTCCACGACCGGCAGGGGCGGTGCCTGAGCCTGGGAATGCTGGAGTACGACGACGTGCTGCGGGTCATCACCTCCGGGAACCAGGGCATGGCCGGGCTGCAGATCGGGTCGGTCCGTCTCGACCCCGAGACCTTCCGCACCACATCGGTCCGCCTAAACGAGCTGATGTTCGGCCTCGGCTAA